A window from Variovorax sp. PBL-E5 encodes these proteins:
- a CDS encoding MarR family winged helix-turn-helix transcriptional regulator, with product MKKPDKLRKPLKVKLDYVSVLLDTVNERVKAAGSEIYERECGVNVRQMRVLRAAAHEPGMTRARLIEHVHLEKTLASKTVTELVRRGLMSRTVGATDARQVCLELTDEGEAIVLQAEPIGRRLEATARGLLGAQRYDTLIGCLQQLAQFGEDASADVERHLKRSASRRRG from the coding sequence ATGAAGAAGCCTGACAAGCTGCGCAAGCCATTGAAGGTCAAGCTCGACTACGTGTCGGTCCTGCTCGATACCGTCAACGAACGCGTCAAGGCGGCCGGGTCGGAGATCTACGAGCGCGAGTGCGGCGTGAACGTGCGCCAGATGCGGGTGCTGCGTGCCGCCGCCCATGAGCCCGGAATGACTCGAGCGCGCCTGATCGAGCACGTGCACCTGGAGAAGACGCTGGCCTCCAAGACAGTGACCGAACTGGTACGCCGCGGCTTGATGTCGCGTACCGTCGGCGCGACGGATGCGCGCCAGGTCTGCCTCGAACTCACCGACGAGGGCGAAGCCATCGTCCTGCAGGCCGAGCCCATCGGACGCCGCCTCGAAGCCACAGCGCGCGGGCTGCTGGGCGCGCAGCGCTACGACACTTTGATCGGCTGCCTGCAACAGCTGGCGCAGTTCGGCGAGGACGCCTCGGCAGATGTCGAGCGGCACCTGAAGCGCTCCGCCAGCAGGCGCCGCGGCTGA
- a CDS encoding MarR family winged helix-turn-helix transcriptional regulator, with protein sequence MRKPLKVKLDYVTVTLDVMNERVKSQASSIYERECGVTLREVRLLRFIGSEPGLTLTRLIEQTYLEKTLASKAITALVRRGLVVRSVGTEDARQINLELTDAGVDTVMSAEPIGRFAESTFRSALTAEEQAVFERCLQKLIQSGDEIVARVEEHLLRSRARRAA encoded by the coding sequence TTGCGCAAGCCGCTCAAGGTCAAGCTCGACTACGTGACGGTCACGCTCGACGTGATGAACGAGCGCGTGAAGTCGCAGGCGTCGAGCATCTACGAGCGCGAATGCGGCGTGACCCTTCGGGAGGTGCGGCTGCTGCGCTTCATCGGCAGCGAGCCCGGCCTCACGCTGACGCGCCTGATCGAGCAGACCTATCTGGAGAAGACGCTGGCCTCCAAGGCGATCACGGCGCTCGTGCGGCGCGGTCTGGTGGTGCGATCGGTGGGCACCGAAGACGCGCGCCAGATCAATCTGGAATTGACCGATGCAGGCGTGGACACGGTGATGAGCGCCGAGCCCATCGGCCGCTTCGCGGAGTCCACATTCCGCTCGGCGCTGACCGCCGAGGAACAGGCGGTGTTCGAGCGCTGCCTGCAGAAGCTGATTCAGTCGGGCGACGAGATCGTGGCCCGCGTCGAAGAGCACCTCCTGCGCTCCAGGGCGCGCCGGGCTGCCTGA
- a CDS encoding ABC transporter substrate-binding protein, which translates to MSRFSFVRFAGAALLALAAVAASAQDPGKVLRIVPQTDLKILDPIWTTAFVTRDHGYMIYDTLFGLDASGKVQPQMVDTYRMSADAKTWTFTLRRGLAFHDAAPVTAQDVVTSLTRWGKRDSLGQKMFAVMDKLEAVDERSFRMVFKEPFGMVLEALAKPSGSPAFIMPRRVAETPADKQIDDYTGSGPYIFKKDEFRPGEKVVYVKNTHYVPRSEAPSGTAGGKRVYVDRVEWVILKDAQTQASAITNGEVDMLSWLPAEHYATLRTNPKLDMVEATVPGSYFLHLNHLVPPFDNPKIAKAALMAINQQAMMRAQLVFRDLYRDCTSIFPCGSPLASDKTAYFTGKPQFEEAKKLLKEAGYDGKPVVLMYPADFTLLNKLPPVLAQLLKQAGFNVDMQAMDWPTLLMRRAKKEPADKGGWNLFMTGWGASDTMNPMYFAPLTGNGEKGWFGWPTDERLEKLKREFVATTDAGARKHLAEEIQLDVYESGLFAPIGEFKTLSVIRRGVVSGVLTAPVNVFWNIKKTD; encoded by the coding sequence ATGTCACGTTTCTCCTTCGTTCGATTTGCCGGCGCCGCGCTGCTCGCGCTGGCGGCCGTTGCCGCCTCGGCGCAAGATCCGGGCAAGGTCCTGCGCATCGTGCCGCAGACGGACCTGAAGATCCTCGACCCGATCTGGACCACGGCCTTCGTGACCCGGGACCACGGCTACATGATCTACGACACCCTGTTCGGACTGGATGCCTCCGGCAAGGTCCAGCCGCAGATGGTCGATACCTACCGGATGTCCGCCGACGCGAAGACCTGGACTTTCACCCTGCGCCGCGGCCTCGCGTTCCATGATGCGGCGCCCGTCACGGCGCAGGATGTCGTGACCTCGCTCACGCGCTGGGGCAAACGCGACAGCCTGGGCCAGAAGATGTTCGCGGTGATGGACAAGCTGGAAGCGGTCGACGAACGCAGCTTCCGCATGGTGTTCAAGGAGCCTTTCGGCATGGTGCTGGAAGCGCTCGCCAAGCCGTCGGGCAGCCCGGCCTTCATCATGCCCCGGCGCGTGGCCGAGACGCCGGCCGACAAGCAGATCGACGACTACACCGGCTCGGGCCCGTACATCTTCAAGAAGGACGAGTTCCGCCCGGGCGAGAAGGTCGTCTACGTCAAGAATACGCACTACGTGCCCCGCAGCGAAGCGCCGTCGGGCACCGCAGGCGGCAAGCGCGTCTATGTGGACCGTGTCGAGTGGGTGATCCTGAAAGATGCGCAGACCCAGGCCAGCGCGATCACCAACGGCGAGGTCGACATGCTGTCGTGGCTTCCGGCCGAGCACTACGCCACGCTGCGCACGAATCCGAAGCTCGACATGGTCGAGGCGACAGTCCCGGGCTCTTACTTCCTGCACCTCAATCACCTGGTGCCGCCGTTCGACAATCCGAAGATCGCCAAGGCAGCGCTGATGGCCATCAACCAGCAGGCGATGATGCGCGCGCAACTGGTGTTCCGGGACCTGTACCGCGACTGCACGTCGATCTTTCCCTGCGGCTCGCCGCTGGCGTCCGACAAGACGGCTTACTTCACCGGCAAGCCGCAGTTCGAGGAGGCGAAGAAGCTGCTGAAGGAGGCCGGCTATGACGGCAAGCCGGTGGTGCTGATGTACCCGGCCGACTTCACGCTGCTCAACAAGCTGCCGCCGGTGCTGGCGCAACTGCTCAAGCAGGCGGGCTTCAACGTCGACATGCAGGCGATGGACTGGCCGACGCTGCTCATGCGCCGGGCGAAGAAGGAACCGGCCGACAAGGGCGGCTGGAATCTGTTCATGACGGGTTGGGGCGCCAGCGACACCATGAACCCGATGTACTTTGCGCCGCTGACCGGCAACGGCGAGAAGGGCTGGTTCGGCTGGCCGACCGACGAACGGCTCGAGAAGCTCAAGCGCGAATTCGTCGCGACCACCGATGCCGGGGCGCGCAAGCATCTGGCCGAGGAGATCCAGCTCGATGTCTATGAGAGTGGCTTGTTTGCGCCGATCGGCGAATTCAAGACGCTGTCCGTGATTCGTCGCGGTGTGGTGAGCGGCGTGCTGACGGCCCCGGTCAATGTGTTCTGGAATATCAAGAAGACCGACTGA
- a CDS encoding ABC transporter permease: MLTFLLRRLASTVPVLIVVALIVFLMTRLAPGDPVALIVGDNASTSDIARVRVELGLEQPLPVQFFKWSAQVVRGHLGESLFLKQSVVSLIGQRIEPTLSLAGLTLVFTVLVAVPLGILAAWRHGGWLDRALMSFSVLGFSIPTFVIGYVLIWAVALKGGLLPVQGYARIDGGLWPWLRHLILPAVTLSIVYVALIARVTRAAVAEAMTEDYIRTARSKGISERHVLVRHALVNAAVPIVTVIGIGVALLIGGVVVTETVFAIPGLGQLTVDAVLSRDYPLIQGITLFFSLIYVLINLLVDLSYLLLDPRIRY; this comes from the coding sequence ATGCTGACATTCCTGCTGCGCCGCCTTGCGTCCACCGTGCCGGTCCTCATTGTCGTCGCGCTGATCGTGTTCCTGATGACCCGGCTCGCTCCCGGCGATCCGGTGGCATTGATCGTCGGCGACAACGCCTCGACCAGCGACATTGCACGCGTGCGCGTCGAACTGGGTCTGGAGCAGCCGCTGCCGGTGCAGTTCTTCAAATGGTCGGCCCAGGTCGTTCGCGGCCATCTCGGTGAATCGCTGTTTCTCAAGCAGAGTGTCGTGTCGCTGATCGGCCAGCGCATCGAACCGACGCTCTCGCTGGCCGGGCTGACGCTCGTCTTCACCGTGCTCGTGGCCGTGCCGCTGGGCATCCTCGCCGCCTGGCGGCACGGCGGCTGGCTCGATCGCGCGCTGATGAGCTTTTCGGTGCTCGGCTTTTCCATCCCGACCTTCGTGATCGGCTATGTGCTGATCTGGGCGGTCGCGCTGAAGGGCGGACTGCTGCCGGTGCAGGGCTATGCGCGGATCGATGGCGGGCTGTGGCCGTGGCTGCGCCATCTGATCCTGCCGGCCGTGACGCTGTCGATCGTCTACGTCGCGCTGATCGCGCGCGTCACGCGCGCCGCGGTTGCGGAGGCCATGACCGAGGATTACATCCGCACCGCCCGCTCCAAGGGAATCTCGGAGCGCCACGTGCTGGTGCGGCATGCGCTCGTCAACGCCGCGGTTCCGATCGTCACGGTGATCGGCATCGGTGTCGCGCTGCTGATCGGCGGCGTCGTCGTGACGGAGACGGTCTTCGCGATTCCCGGCCTCGGCCAGTTGACCGTCGATGCCGTGCTGTCGCGCGACTATCCACTGATCCAGGGCATCACGTTGTTCTTCTCCCTCATCTACGTGCTGATCAACCTGCTGGTCGACCTGAGCTACCTGCTGCTCGATCCGCGCATCCGCTACTGA
- a CDS encoding ABC transporter permease, whose protein sequence is MNQKSLATPPLAADGTFGDADADLAPPRERKRLPLWRRALRNGAVRAGSIALALLVAAAIAAPWLGTIDPTLIDPGSANLLPGTHAEFMSLAGDSFPHWFLMGSDSLGRDIWSRVLYGARVSLAVGIAVAALAIALGMTVGLAAGYFRRLDGIVMRLMDGVMAIPGILFAITLVAVWRASLLTIVVAIAVPEIPRVARLVRSVVLSIREEPYVEAAIALDTPVWKIITHHILPNAIAPLIIQATYVCASAILVEAILSFLGVGMPADIPSWGNIMAEGRIQFTQYPHNVLFPGLFLAVTVLAVNILGDGLRDTLDPKFSKRGE, encoded by the coding sequence ATGAACCAGAAATCGCTCGCCACGCCGCCGCTCGCAGCAGACGGCACTTTCGGCGACGCCGATGCCGATCTCGCACCGCCGCGCGAACGCAAGCGACTCCCGCTGTGGCGCCGCGCGCTGCGCAATGGTGCTGTGCGGGCCGGCAGCATCGCGCTGGCGCTGCTCGTTGCCGCGGCCATCGCCGCACCCTGGCTCGGCACCATCGACCCGACACTGATCGATCCGGGCAGCGCGAACCTGTTGCCGGGCACGCACGCCGAGTTCATGAGCCTGGCCGGCGACAGCTTCCCGCACTGGTTCCTGATGGGCAGCGACAGCCTCGGGCGCGATATCTGGAGCCGCGTGCTGTACGGCGCGCGCGTCTCGCTGGCGGTCGGCATCGCGGTCGCTGCGCTCGCGATCGCGCTGGGCATGACGGTGGGCCTGGCTGCCGGCTACTTCCGGCGACTGGACGGCATCGTGATGCGCCTGATGGATGGCGTGATGGCGATCCCCGGCATCCTCTTCGCGATCACGCTGGTCGCCGTCTGGCGCGCCAGCCTGCTGACGATCGTGGTCGCCATCGCCGTGCCGGAGATCCCGCGCGTCGCACGCCTGGTGCGTTCGGTCGTGCTCTCGATCCGCGAAGAGCCCTATGTGGAAGCGGCGATCGCGCTCGACACGCCGGTCTGGAAGATCATCACGCACCACATCCTGCCGAACGCGATCGCGCCGCTGATCATCCAGGCCACCTACGTCTGCGCCTCGGCGATCCTGGTCGAGGCGATCCTGTCCTTCCTCGGCGTCGGCATGCCGGCCGACATCCCGAGCTGGGGGAACATCATGGCCGAAGGCCGCATCCAGTTCACCCAGTATCCGCACAACGTGCTGTTTCCGGGCCTGTTCCTCGCGGTCACGGTGCTGGCGGTCAACATCCTCGGCGACGGGCTGCGCGACACGCTCGACCCGAAGTTCAGCAAGCGGGGAGAGTAA
- a CDS encoding ABC transporter ATP-binding protein, whose translation MSSTSIEVTSGQRPVLSVQELCVALPGGADRPFAVQRISFDVRAGETVCLLGESGSGKSVIAHATMGLLPKGLRASSGRILLHGDDVLQLSEPQLRSRRGAAMAMVFQEPMTALNPVRRCGDQVDEMLRQHTRLQAAQRRARVLAIFEHVQLPEPERIWASYPHQLSGGQRQRIVIAMALILKPALLICDEPTTALDVTTQAEILKLIAQLQSENGTAVLFITHDFGVVAEIADRVVVLQLGHMVEQGNKLEVLRAPREPYTRMLLAAVPELGRHARAPLPGGDALLDARAVSKTYVSGAWPGRRRVVHAAHEVSLTVHPGETVGIVGESGSGKSTVARCIARLIEPSSGDIVAGGMSVAGLSGRALSPFRRRVQVVFQDPYRSLNPRQTAGASIIEGPLNFGVPRAEAWARAEDLMRLVRMKPDALHRYPSEFSGGQRQRISIARALACEPQVLIADEAVSALDVSVQAQILDLLNDIQQRLSIGILFITHDLRVASQICDRVIVMQRGRIVEQGPVGDVFFAPGDPYTKALLAAAPGRGFAFGSSDATAAPGACA comes from the coding sequence ATGTCGTCCACATCGATCGAAGTGACGTCGGGCCAGCGTCCGGTGCTTTCCGTGCAGGAACTTTGCGTCGCCTTGCCGGGTGGTGCCGACCGGCCGTTCGCGGTCCAGCGCATCAGCTTCGACGTGCGCGCCGGTGAGACGGTCTGCCTGCTCGGCGAATCGGGGTCCGGCAAGTCCGTCATCGCGCATGCGACGATGGGGCTGCTGCCCAAGGGCCTGAGGGCATCGAGCGGGCGCATCCTGCTGCACGGTGACGACGTGCTCCAGCTGAGCGAGCCGCAGCTGCGAAGCCGGCGCGGCGCCGCGATGGCGATGGTGTTCCAGGAGCCGATGACGGCCTTGAACCCGGTGCGTCGCTGCGGCGACCAGGTCGACGAGATGCTGCGCCAGCACACCCGGCTGCAGGCGGCGCAGCGACGTGCGCGGGTGCTGGCGATCTTCGAGCACGTGCAGCTGCCCGAGCCGGAGCGGATCTGGGCCTCCTATCCGCACCAGCTGTCCGGCGGCCAGCGCCAGCGCATCGTCATCGCCATGGCGCTGATCCTGAAGCCGGCGCTGCTGATCTGCGATGAACCGACCACCGCGCTGGATGTGACGACGCAGGCCGAGATCCTGAAGCTCATCGCGCAGCTGCAAAGCGAGAACGGCACGGCGGTGCTGTTCATCACGCACGACTTCGGCGTCGTCGCCGAGATCGCGGACCGCGTGGTCGTGCTCCAGCTCGGCCACATGGTGGAGCAGGGCAACAAGCTCGAGGTGCTGCGCGCACCGCGCGAGCCCTACACCCGGATGCTGCTGGCCGCGGTGCCGGAGCTCGGCCGCCACGCACGCGCGCCGTTGCCCGGCGGCGATGCGCTGCTCGACGCGCGTGCCGTCAGCAAGACCTATGTCAGCGGCGCGTGGCCCGGCAGGCGCCGTGTCGTGCATGCGGCACACGAGGTGTCGCTGACGGTCCATCCGGGCGAGACGGTCGGAATCGTGGGCGAGTCGGGCTCCGGCAAATCGACCGTGGCGCGCTGCATTGCGCGGCTGATCGAGCCGAGCAGCGGGGACATCGTCGCCGGCGGCATGTCGGTCGCCGGGCTCAGCGGTCGCGCGTTGTCTCCGTTTCGCCGCCGGGTGCAGGTCGTGTTCCAGGATCCGTACCGTTCGCTGAATCCACGCCAGACGGCCGGCGCGTCCATCATCGAAGGGCCGCTGAATTTCGGCGTGCCTCGCGCCGAGGCCTGGGCCCGCGCCGAAGACCTGATGCGACTGGTGCGCATGAAACCCGATGCATTGCACCGCTACCCGAGCGAGTTCTCCGGCGGACAGCGTCAGCGCATCTCGATCGCGCGCGCGCTCGCCTGCGAGCCGCAGGTGCTGATCGCCGACGAGGCGGTGTCTGCGCTCGACGTGTCGGTGCAGGCGCAGATCCTCGATCTGCTGAACGACATCCAGCAGCGCCTGTCGATCGGCATCCTGTTCATCACCCACGACCTGCGCGTCGCGAGCCAGATCTGCGACCGCGTGATCGTGATGCAGCGCGGGCGCATCGTCGAGCAGGGTCCCGTCGGCGATGTGTTCTTCGCGCCGGGCGATCCCTACACCAAGGCGCTGCTCGCGGCCGCGCCGGGGCGCGGCTTCGCGTTCGGCAGCAGCGATGCAACGGCAGCACCGGGAGCGTGCGCATGA
- a CDS encoding M81 family metallopeptidase, with product MTCRIVIGGFLHETNTFAPSRADWAAFNRGETFPAFVRGQAMVERLSAGNIPIGGFMRAARERGWTLIPSCWAGATPSAHVTRDAFERLAGVICDDVRDAQGADTLDAVYLDLHGAAVAEHHDDAEGELLSRIRALVGPRVAIVASLDLHANVTPRMLDAADALVAYRTYPHVDMADTGQRAARLLERRLARGEREAMHALRVPFLLPLNVQTTMAEPAAAIYRALEALDATHDVVLSFAMGFPAADIAACGPVVWAHGEAAETAVRQLHARIVEPRSQWRLDVLAPRPAVARALAIAAGAMRPVVIADTQDNPGAGADSNTTGMLHALIAEGAGRRFPQQVALGLLWDPAAATAAHAAGVGATLSLSLGAAVPTFTGARSDAPLRGDFRVHALSDGHVALKGPMAMEPSVELGPTACLEIDGVLVVVASAKTQMLDRELFRCVGVDPERMKILVNKSSVHFRADFAPIAEAILVAKAAGPMAADPADLPWRKLPADIARRP from the coding sequence ATGACTTGCCGCATCGTGATCGGCGGCTTCCTGCACGAGACCAACACCTTCGCGCCCAGTCGCGCTGACTGGGCCGCATTCAATCGGGGCGAAACCTTTCCGGCATTCGTTCGGGGCCAGGCGATGGTCGAGCGGCTGTCCGCCGGCAACATTCCGATCGGCGGCTTCATGCGCGCAGCGCGCGAGCGCGGCTGGACGCTGATTCCCTCGTGCTGGGCCGGCGCGACGCCGTCGGCGCACGTCACCCGCGACGCCTTCGAGCGCCTGGCGGGCGTGATCTGCGACGACGTGCGTGATGCGCAGGGCGCGGACACGCTGGATGCCGTCTACCTCGACCTGCACGGCGCCGCGGTCGCCGAGCACCACGACGACGCCGAGGGCGAACTGCTGTCGCGCATCCGCGCGCTGGTCGGGCCGCGGGTCGCCATCGTTGCGAGCCTGGACTTGCACGCCAACGTCACGCCGAGGATGCTCGATGCGGCGGACGCCCTCGTGGCCTATCGCACCTATCCGCACGTGGACATGGCCGACACCGGGCAGCGCGCGGCGAGGCTGCTCGAACGGCGCCTCGCACGCGGCGAACGCGAAGCGATGCATGCGCTGCGCGTGCCCTTCCTGCTGCCGTTGAACGTGCAGACGACGATGGCCGAGCCGGCCGCGGCAATCTATCGGGCGCTGGAGGCGCTGGACGCCACGCACGACGTCGTGCTGAGCTTTGCGATGGGCTTCCCGGCGGCCGACATCGCAGCCTGCGGGCCCGTGGTCTGGGCGCACGGCGAAGCGGCCGAGACCGCCGTCCGGCAGCTGCATGCGCGGATCGTGGAGCCGCGTTCGCAATGGCGGCTCGACGTGCTGGCGCCGCGTCCGGCGGTCGCTCGCGCGCTGGCGATCGCCGCAGGCGCGATGCGCCCGGTCGTCATCGCCGACACACAGGACAACCCCGGCGCCGGCGCCGACAGCAACACCACCGGCATGCTGCACGCGCTGATCGCCGAAGGCGCGGGACGCCGCTTCCCGCAGCAGGTGGCGCTCGGCCTGCTGTGGGATCCGGCGGCCGCCACGGCCGCTCATGCGGCTGGCGTGGGCGCGACGCTGTCGCTGTCGCTCGGCGCGGCCGTGCCCACGTTCACCGGAGCGCGCAGCGACGCGCCGCTGCGCGGCGATTTCAGAGTGCATGCGTTGAGCGACGGGCATGTCGCGCTGAAGGGCCCCATGGCGATGGAGCCGAGCGTCGAACTCGGGCCGACCGCATGCCTGGAGATCGACGGCGTGCTTGTCGTCGTCGCGAGCGCGAAAACGCAGATGCTCGACCGCGAGTTGTTTCGTTGCGTCGGTGTCGATCCGGAACGCATGAAGATTCTCGTCAACAAGAGCTCGGTCCATTTTCGTGCCGACTTTGCGCCCATTGCCGAAGCCATTCTGGTTGCCAAGGCAGCCGGTCCCATGGCCGCCGATCCGGCCGATCTGCCGTGGCGCAAGCTGCCGGCGGATATCGCGCGCCGGCCCTGA
- a CDS encoding M20 aminoacylase family protein, giving the protein MPATAAQHLAALRDQADEFIGIRHRIHANPELAFQEFGTSDLVAGKLQQWGYAVERGLGGTGVVGQLKRGHGAKRLGLRADMDALPIEEKTGLRYASGRPGIMHACGHDGHTATLLAAAHHLARHGEFSGTLNLIFQPAEESAGGALRMIEQGLFEKYPCEAVFAMHNGPGVPQGRFVFREGPMMASSDYATITLHGVGGHGAMPHQTADPIVAAASTVMALQTIVSRNADPMEMAIVTVGALHAGQANNVIPASAQLELSIRALTREMRALLERRIRALVAAQAVSFGVHAEVDYRRGYSVLVNTPEETAFAREVALDLVGPDHTELQGPALSASEDFSFMLEKVPGCYLVIGNGDGEGACHVHNPGYDFNDDNIAMGAAYWTCLAERFLVD; this is encoded by the coding sequence ATGCCGGCCACCGCTGCCCAGCACCTTGCCGCCCTGCGCGACCAGGCAGACGAATTCATCGGGATTCGTCACCGCATCCACGCGAACCCCGAGCTTGCGTTCCAGGAGTTCGGCACCAGCGACCTGGTGGCCGGGAAACTGCAGCAATGGGGCTACGCGGTCGAGCGCGGCCTCGGCGGCACCGGGGTCGTCGGCCAACTGAAGCGCGGCCATGGTGCGAAGCGGCTCGGCCTGCGCGCCGACATGGACGCGCTGCCGATCGAAGAGAAGACGGGCCTGCGCTACGCCAGCGGCCGGCCCGGCATCATGCATGCCTGCGGCCATGACGGCCACACGGCGACGCTGCTCGCCGCAGCGCATCATCTGGCGCGGCACGGCGAGTTCAGCGGCACCCTGAACCTGATCTTCCAGCCGGCGGAGGAGAGCGCCGGCGGCGCGTTGCGGATGATCGAGCAGGGCCTGTTCGAGAAGTACCCGTGCGAGGCGGTGTTCGCGATGCACAACGGACCGGGCGTGCCGCAGGGACGCTTCGTGTTCCGCGAGGGACCGATGATGGCGTCCTCGGACTACGCGACGATCACGCTGCACGGTGTCGGCGGGCATGGCGCCATGCCCCACCAGACGGCCGACCCGATCGTGGCTGCGGCGAGCACCGTGATGGCGTTGCAGACCATTGTCTCGCGCAACGCCGATCCGATGGAGATGGCGATCGTCACCGTCGGCGCGCTGCATGCCGGCCAGGCGAACAACGTGATCCCCGCTTCGGCGCAACTCGAGCTCAGCATTCGTGCCCTGACCCGCGAAATGCGCGCGCTGCTGGAGCGGCGCATCCGGGCGCTGGTCGCCGCGCAGGCTGTGAGCTTCGGTGTGCACGCGGAGGTCGACTATCGGCGCGGTTATTCGGTGCTGGTCAATACCCCGGAGGAGACGGCGTTTGCACGCGAAGTCGCGCTCGATCTGGTCGGCCCCGATCACACCGAGTTGCAGGGGCCGGCGCTCTCGGCCAGCGAGGACTTCTCGTTCATGCTGGAGAAAGTGCCGGGCTGCTACCTCGTCATCGGCAATGGAGACGGCGAGGGCGCTTGCCACGTGCACAACCCGGGCTACGATTTCAACGACGACAACATTGCGATGGGTGCTGCGTACTGGACCTGTCTCGCCGAGCGCTTTCTCGTCGACTGA
- a CDS encoding ATP-binding protein: MNIAPQDLSSQGAPLRAHPTVRLDYGLRVVGQGFFGAVALSVLQLRTIPVGILVLICSIALLWPHLAYLVASRARDSKAAEQRNLLVDSFLMGAFSLLTGLDLWICVVSFTAINAANLSIGGLRLGLIGAGCFLLGILVAGLNTGFDVLQVPLLAHAMTALAVVTYTAAFGLVSHFQTRQAIGAKREAHGRNRVIEQQKADLEQARVIAERARAQAEAANLTKSAFLANMSHELRTPLNAVIGYTEMLEEDFLDRGEPDASLADLGRIKGAARHLLQMINDVLDLSKIEAGKIELHVESFELTELLDQVVSTTQPLLAINRNSLQVNCAQGLGPVQSDLTKLRQVLINLVSNAAKFTSDGRISIETIGELDAGGRPLLVFEVSDTGIGMTPSQLGRLFQPFVQADAETTRNYGGTGLGLAISRRLCRLLGGDVTAISTQGEGSQFRAAVLANLPLVENAASD, encoded by the coding sequence TTGAACATCGCCCCGCAAGATCTGTCGTCCCAGGGGGCGCCGCTGCGCGCCCATCCCACCGTGCGCCTGGACTACGGTCTGCGTGTGGTGGGGCAGGGATTCTTCGGCGCGGTGGCGCTTTCCGTGTTGCAGCTGCGGACCATTCCCGTCGGCATCCTGGTGCTGATCTGCAGCATTGCCTTGCTGTGGCCGCATCTGGCCTATCTGGTGGCGAGCCGCGCGCGCGACAGCAAGGCCGCCGAGCAGCGGAATCTGCTGGTCGACAGCTTCCTCATGGGCGCGTTCTCGCTGCTGACCGGCCTCGATCTGTGGATTTGCGTGGTGTCCTTCACCGCCATCAACGCAGCCAACCTGAGTATCGGCGGGCTACGCCTGGGCTTGATCGGCGCCGGATGCTTCTTGCTCGGGATCCTGGTCGCGGGGCTCAACACAGGGTTCGACGTGTTGCAGGTACCGCTGTTGGCGCACGCGATGACGGCACTCGCCGTCGTCACCTACACGGCCGCGTTCGGCCTGGTGTCTCATTTCCAGACGCGCCAGGCCATTGGTGCCAAGCGGGAGGCTCACGGGCGCAACCGGGTCATCGAGCAACAGAAGGCCGATCTCGAACAGGCCCGGGTGATTGCCGAGCGGGCCCGTGCGCAGGCAGAGGCCGCCAACCTCACCAAGAGCGCCTTCCTGGCCAACATGAGCCACGAGCTGCGCACGCCGCTCAATGCCGTGATCGGCTATACCGAAATGCTGGAAGAAGACTTCCTGGATCGCGGCGAACCCGACGCCTCGCTCGCCGACCTGGGCCGCATCAAGGGTGCTGCGCGGCATTTGCTGCAAATGATCAACGATGTGCTCGATCTCTCGAAAATCGAAGCGGGCAAGATCGAATTGCATGTCGAGTCCTTCGAGCTGACCGAACTGCTGGACCAGGTGGTCTCGACCACGCAGCCGCTTCTCGCCATCAACCGCAACAGCCTGCAGGTGAATTGCGCGCAGGGGCTGGGCCCGGTGCAGTCCGATCTGACGAAGCTGCGACAGGTGCTGATCAACCTGGTGTCGAACGCGGCCAAGTTCACCAGCGATGGCCGCATCTCGATCGAAACCATCGGTGAACTCGACGCGGGCGGCCGCCCCCTCCTGGTGTTCGAGGTCAGCGACACCGGCATCGGCATGACGCCTTCGCAGTTGGGCCGGCTCTTCCAGCCCTTCGTGCAGGCCGACGCCGAGACGACGCGAAATTACGGCGGCACGGGCCTTGGATTGGCCATCAGCCGCCGTCTGTGCCGCCTGCTGGGCGGCGACGTGACCGCCATCAGCACGCAAGGCGAGGGCAGCCAGTTTCGCGCGGCCGTGCTCGCGAACTTGCCTCTCGTCGAAAACGCAGCCTCGGATTGA
- a CDS encoding response regulator: protein MPKILLVEDNELNRDMLSRRLRRRGYEVVMAFDGPNALSAAASARPALILMDMSLPIMDGWEATRRLKANPDLRAIPVVALTAHAREGDRQRAMDAGCDDFDTKPIEFERLLAKIEGLL from the coding sequence ATGCCAAAGATCCTGCTGGTCGAAGACAACGAGCTCAACCGGGACATGCTGTCGCGGCGGCTGCGGCGGCGTGGCTACGAGGTGGTGATGGCCTTCGACGGCCCGAATGCGCTGAGCGCGGCTGCGAGCGCCCGGCCGGCGCTGATCCTGATGGACATGAGCCTGCCGATCATGGACGGCTGGGAGGCGACGCGCCGGCTGAAGGCCAACCCCGATCTGCGCGCAATCCCGGTGGTCGCGCTCACCGCGCACGCGAGGGAGGGGGACCGCCAGCGTGCGATGGACGCGGGCTGCGACGATTTCGACACCAAGCCGATCGAATTCGAACGCTTGCTGGCGAAGATCGAAGGTCTGCTGTGA